From Salmo salar chromosome ssa04, Ssal_v3.1, whole genome shotgun sequence, one genomic window encodes:
- the LOC106596369 gene encoding zinc finger protein 773 has protein sequence MSGSVADFQAQIASIMEVLANAAVAEICKVVDDGYAVVHLEMTQSHKENEFLRRKMKLMELQVARFRAERTKSSDGSVHNRFHGIRLLNRHNNRETATTGPTWQSRARLSNRSFGNSSIPRDRQPIDVDQEDVSPSKHMDATSDEQSAETEEGEPDLLIIKVEGEADDQNSRISHPVRTVEGSRELTTQLAAATTEDPAIQSSGPRGYNNTAMEVSGSDAILLQSETGNVNQGPQQHTGFEPKAERQSLDTKCDMNGGLNLLRDSLNQVWREVVATDDGASAAHTKVMDLGSGPVGPETQTSSDIEMRSVGLENRRFSPKSFHSSSEHVIVIDSVSSGQQVGRDFEWGQVGTATTPQDNGTGNKQGVGGFNRNTPMICHDSMRDNTTQLVSPSFRPSEINTGMHLGTGEANKASWCSLASLQRHSEIPGRRAQQPAHTSLPDCHFRPSATTSSHSSNLATDVRPGTIERPYGCPSCNKKFAHESDLRQHAVIHTRKRPFACTLCEKRFVSRAKLQMHLNVHTGDKPFSCAQCGRRFSHSSNLKRHQKLHH, from the exons ATGTCGGGTTCCGTGGCCGATTTCCAGGCGCAGATAGCCTCAATCATGGAGGTGCTAGCCAATGCGGCTGTTGCCGAAATCTGCAAAGTTGTTGACGATGGCTATGCGGTTGTACATCTGGAGATGACTCAAAGCCACAAGGAGAACGAATTTCTCCGGAGGAAAATGAAATTGATGGAACTTCAGGTCGCCAGGTTTCGAGCAGAGAGAACAAAGTCTTCAGATGGGTCCGTCCACAACCGCTTCCATGGAATACGCCTGCTCAACAGACACAACAATCGAGAAACTGCAACGACAG GACCTACTTGGCAAAGCAGAGCCAGACTTTCCAACAGGAGTTTTGGGAACAGCAGCATACCAAGAGACAGACAGCCCATAGACGTGGACCAAGAGGATGTCTCTCCATCAAAGCATATGGATGCTACAAGTGATGAG CAGTcagcagagacagaggaaggggaACCAGACCTGCTCATCATCAAGGTGGAGGGAGAAGCAGATGACCAGAACTCTAGGATCAGCCACCCAGTTAGAACAGTGGAGGGCAGCAGAGAGCTAACCACCCAACTGGCTGCAGCCACCACAGAGGACCCTGCCATTCAGTCCAGTGGCCccagaggctacaacaacaccGCTATGGAGGTCAGTGGATCTGACgccatcctcctccagtcagaaacAGGGAATGTGAACCAGGGACCCCAGCAACACACAGGATTTGAACCCAAAGCCGAGAGACAGAGTCTGGACACAAAGTGTGATATGAACGGGGGCCTCAATCTCCTAAGAGATTCTTTAAACCAGGTGTGGAGAGAGGTAGTAGCGACTGATGATGGTGCCTCTGCTGCTCACACTAAAGTAATGGACCTAGGGAGTGGCCCAGTGGGCCCAGAAACACAGACTAGCTCAGACATAGAAATGAGAAGTGTAGGGTTAGAAAACCGCAGGTTTTCCCCCAAGTCGTTCCATTCCTCATCAGAACATGTGATAGTGATTGACTCTGTATCCAGTGGGCAGCAGGTAGGTAGAGATTTTGAGTGGGGTCAGGTGGGTACAGCTACTACACCACAGGACAATGGGACTGGAAATAAGCAGGGAGTAGGAGGGTTTAACAGAAACACACCAATGATTTGCCACGATTCGATGAGAGACAACACAACGCAATTGGTTTCACCCAGCTTCCGGCCCTCAGAGATAAATACAGGTATGCATCTTGGCACAGGTGAGGCCAACAAAGCTAGTTGGTGCTCATTGGCAAGCCTCCAGAGACACTCTGAAATACCAGGTAGAAGAGCTCAACAACCAGCTCATACCTCACTTCCTGATTGCCATTTTAGACCAAGCGCCACAACTTCCTCTCACTCCAGTAATCTCGCCACAGACGTTAGACCTGGTACCATAGAACGACCGTATGGTTGCCCGAGCTGCAATAAGAAGTTCGCCCACGAGAGTGACTTGCGGCAGCATGCTGTCATCCACACCAGAAAGCGGCCGTTCGCCTGCACCTTGTGTGAGAAGAGATTTGTGTCCCGCGCCAAGCTCCAAATGCACCTGAACGTCCACACTGGCGACAAGCCCTTCAGTTGTGCACAGTGCGGACGCAGGTTCTCCCACTCCAGCAATCTGAAAAGACATCAGAAGCTTCATCATTGA